The Caballeronia sp. SL2Y3 genome includes a window with the following:
- the lpxB gene encoding lipid-A-disaccharide synthase: MTLITTAPRIAMVAGEPSGDLLAASLLKGLQERLPAGTRYSGIGGPRMTAAGFEAHWPMDKLTVRGYVEALRHIPEILGIRNELKRQLLADPPSVFIGVDAPDFNFGLEQPLREAGIPTVHFVCPSIWAWRGGRIKKIAKAVDHMLCVFPFETALLAKAGVAASYVGHPLADEIPLEPDTAAARRELGIAEGGPVIAVLPGSRRSEIALIGPTFFDAMELMQLREPNVRFLMPAANPALRELLQPLVEAHPHLSLTITDGRAQTAMTAADAILVKSGTVTLEAALLKKPMVISYKVPWLTGQIMKRQGYLPYVGLPNILAGRFVVPEILQHFATPEALAEATLKQLNDDANRRTLTEIFTEMHIALRQNTSQRAAEAVARVLDTRRPQ, encoded by the coding sequence ATGACGCTTATCACCACTGCGCCGCGTATCGCGATGGTCGCGGGCGAGCCGTCCGGCGACCTGCTCGCGGCCTCGCTGCTCAAGGGCTTGCAGGAACGGCTGCCGGCCGGAACGCGCTACAGCGGCATCGGCGGCCCGCGCATGACGGCGGCCGGCTTCGAAGCGCACTGGCCGATGGACAAGCTGACCGTGCGCGGCTACGTCGAGGCGCTGCGGCATATTCCCGAGATTCTCGGCATTCGCAACGAGCTGAAGCGGCAGTTGCTGGCCGATCCGCCGTCGGTGTTCATCGGCGTGGATGCGCCGGACTTCAACTTCGGGCTCGAACAGCCGCTGCGCGAAGCCGGCATTCCGACCGTGCATTTCGTGTGTCCGTCGATCTGGGCGTGGCGCGGCGGGCGCATCAAGAAGATCGCGAAAGCCGTGGATCACATGCTCTGCGTGTTCCCGTTCGAAACGGCGCTGCTGGCTAAAGCGGGGGTCGCGGCGAGCTATGTCGGCCATCCGCTCGCGGATGAAATTCCGCTCGAACCGGATACGGCGGCCGCGCGGCGCGAACTCGGCATCGCGGAAGGCGGACCGGTCATCGCGGTACTGCCCGGCAGCCGCCGTTCGGAGATCGCGCTGATCGGCCCGACGTTCTTCGACGCCATGGAACTGATGCAGCTTCGGGAGCCGAACGTGCGCTTTCTGATGCCGGCCGCGAACCCGGCGCTGCGCGAGTTGCTGCAACCGTTGGTGGAGGCGCATCCACATCTGTCGCTGACGATCACGGACGGGCGCGCGCAAACCGCGATGACCGCCGCCGACGCGATTCTCGTGAAAAGCGGCACGGTCACGCTCGAAGCGGCGCTCCTGAAGAAGCCGATGGTCATCTCGTACAAGGTGCCCTGGCTCACGGGCCAGATCATGAAGCGGCAGGGCTATCTGCCGTACGTGGGCTTGCCGAACATTCTCGCGGGCCGTTTCGTCGTGCCGGAAATCCTCCAGCACTTCGCGACGCCCGAAGCGCTCGCCGAGGCCACGCTGAAACAGTTGAACGACGACGCGAACCGCCGTACCCTGACCGAGATTTTCACCGAGATGCACATCGCGCTGCGCCAGAACACGTCGCAGCGGGCGGCCGAAGCCGTGGCGCGGGTGCTCGACACGCGGAGGCCGCAATGA
- a CDS encoding OmpH family outer membrane protein, with protein sequence MLSKHAALALALSLVFGLGAVAKADAQEARIAAVNSDRILRESSAAKAAQSKLEQEFSKRDKALQDMAQRLKSMSDNIDKNGASMSATDRAARQRDLAQLDADFQRKQREFREDLNQRRNEELAAVLDRANKVIKQIAEQQHYDLIVQEAVYVSPRIDITDQVLKALAATSQNGGASPN encoded by the coding sequence ATGCTTTCGAAACATGCTGCGCTGGCGCTGGCTTTGTCTCTGGTCTTCGGCCTCGGCGCCGTCGCGAAAGCGGACGCTCAGGAAGCGCGCATCGCAGCGGTCAATTCCGACCGCATCCTGCGCGAATCGTCGGCGGCGAAGGCCGCGCAGTCGAAGCTGGAGCAGGAATTCTCCAAGCGCGACAAGGCGCTGCAGGACATGGCGCAGCGGCTCAAGTCGATGTCGGACAACATCGACAAGAACGGCGCCTCGATGTCGGCCACCGACCGCGCCGCGCGTCAACGCGACCTCGCGCAACTCGACGCGGACTTCCAGCGCAAGCAGCGCGAATTCCGCGAAGACCTGAACCAGCGCCGCAACGAAGAACTGGCGGCGGTGCTGGATCGCGCGAACAAGGTCATCAAGCAGATTGCCGAGCAGCAGCACTACGACCTGATCGTGCAGGAAGCGGTGTACGTGAGCCCGCGCATCGACATCACGGATCAGGTGCTGAAGGCGCTGGCGGCGACGAGCCAGAACGGCGGCGCGAGCCCGAACTGA
- the fabZ gene encoding 3-hydroxyacyl-ACP dehydratase FabZ — translation MSTEKINLDIHKILTLLPHRYPILLVDRVLELEPHKSIKALKNVSINEPYFQGHFPTRPVMPGVLILEALAQTAALLTFAEEPHDPTTTLYYFVGIDGARFKRVVEPGDQLILNVNFERYMRGIWKFKARAEVDGVTAAEAELMCTVKNTDAGA, via the coding sequence ATGAGCACAGAAAAAATCAACCTCGACATCCATAAGATCCTCACGCTGCTGCCGCATCGGTATCCGATCCTGCTCGTGGACCGCGTGCTCGAACTGGAGCCGCACAAGAGCATCAAGGCGCTGAAGAACGTGTCGATCAACGAGCCGTATTTCCAGGGACATTTCCCGACGCGTCCCGTGATGCCCGGCGTACTCATTCTCGAAGCGCTCGCGCAAACTGCGGCGTTGCTCACGTTCGCCGAAGAGCCGCACGACCCGACGACCACGCTCTACTACTTCGTCGGCATCGACGGTGCGCGCTTCAAGCGCGTGGTGGAGCCGGGCGATCAGCTGATTCTGAACGTCAACTTCGAGCGGTACATGCGGGGCATCTGGAAGTTCAAGGCGCGCGCCGAAGTGGACGGCGTGACGGCCGCCGAGGCGGAACTCATGTGCACCGTGAAGAACACGGACGCCGGCGCTTAA
- the smpB gene encoding SsrA-binding protein SmpB: MSIIDNRKAFFDYFIEERYEAGLVLEGWEVKALREGRGQIKEGYVVIKNGELFLIGTHISPLPEASKFANLDPVRTRKLLLHREQIDKLIGKVEQRGHTLVPLNFHYKEGRVKCEIGLAKGKKLHDKRETEKKRDWERERARLMRTSAR, translated from the coding sequence ATGAGCATCATTGACAACAGAAAAGCCTTCTTCGATTACTTCATCGAAGAACGCTACGAGGCCGGTCTCGTGCTCGAAGGCTGGGAAGTCAAGGCGCTGCGCGAAGGCCGCGGGCAGATCAAGGAAGGCTATGTCGTGATCAAGAACGGCGAACTGTTCCTGATCGGCACGCACATCAGCCCGCTTCCCGAGGCGTCGAAGTTCGCCAATCTGGATCCGGTACGCACGCGCAAGCTGCTATTGCATCGCGAGCAGATCGACAAACTCATCGGCAAGGTGGAGCAGCGCGGCCATACGCTCGTGCCGCTCAATTTCCATTACAAGGAAGGCCGCGTGAAGTGCGAAATCGGTCTGGCGAAGGGCAAGAAGCTGCACGACAAGCGCGAGACCGAGAAGAAGCGCGACTGGGAGCGCGAGCGCGCGCGCCTGATGCGCACGTCCGCGCGCTGA
- the lpxD gene encoding UDP-3-O-(3-hydroxymyristoyl)glucosamine N-acyltransferase: MAITLDELVRRFGGEVVGQGAHRVEGLAPLDKAGPAQLAFLANQKYLPQVETTRAGAVLISRADLDKLPAPREGSNFIVTPNPYAYFARVAQAFIDLASPKAVPGVHPSAWIDPAAKVAASAVIGPHVTVEAGAVVGERVRLDAGVSVGQGVTLADDVHLYPNVTVYHGCKLGARVIVHAGAVIGADGFGFAPDFVGEGEARTGSWVKIPQVGAVDIGDDVEIGANTTIDRGAMADTVIEECVKIDNLVQIGHNCRIGAYTVIAGCAGIAGSTNIGRHCMIGGAVGIAGHVTLADHVIVTAQSGVSKSLTRPGMYTSAFPAVNHADWNKSAALVRNLDKLRDRIKALESALSQQKAGEQGDEA, from the coding sequence ATGGCGATCACGCTCGACGAACTGGTCAGGCGCTTTGGCGGCGAGGTGGTCGGCCAGGGCGCGCATCGCGTCGAGGGCCTTGCGCCGCTCGACAAGGCGGGGCCTGCGCAACTCGCGTTTCTCGCGAATCAGAAGTACCTGCCGCAGGTCGAGACGACGCGCGCCGGCGCCGTGCTGATTTCCCGCGCGGATCTCGACAAACTGCCCGCGCCGCGCGAAGGCAGTAATTTCATCGTCACGCCGAATCCCTACGCTTACTTCGCTCGCGTCGCGCAGGCGTTCATCGATCTGGCGTCGCCCAAGGCGGTGCCGGGCGTGCATCCGAGCGCATGGATCGACCCGGCCGCGAAGGTGGCCGCGAGCGCGGTCATCGGCCCGCACGTCACGGTGGAAGCGGGCGCGGTCGTCGGCGAGCGCGTGCGGCTGGACGCCGGCGTGTCCGTCGGTCAGGGCGTCACGCTGGCCGACGACGTGCATCTGTATCCCAATGTCACCGTCTATCATGGCTGCAAGCTGGGCGCGCGCGTGATCGTGCATGCGGGCGCGGTGATCGGCGCAGACGGCTTCGGTTTCGCGCCGGATTTCGTGGGCGAGGGCGAGGCGCGCACCGGAAGCTGGGTGAAGATTCCGCAGGTCGGCGCGGTCGATATCGGCGACGACGTGGAGATCGGCGCGAACACGACCATCGACCGCGGCGCCATGGCCGATACGGTCATCGAAGAGTGCGTGAAGATCGACAATCTCGTGCAGATCGGCCATAACTGCCGCATCGGCGCGTACACGGTGATCGCGGGGTGCGCGGGCATCGCGGGCAGCACGAACATCGGGCGGCATTGCATGATCGGCGGCGCGGTGGGCATCGCGGGCCACGTGACGCTGGCGGATCATGTGATCGTGACGGCGCAGTCGGGCGTCTCGAAGTCGCTCACGCGGCCCGGCATGTACACGAGCGCATTTCCGGCCGTGAATCACGCTGACTGGAACAAGAGCGCCGCGCTCGTGCGCAATCTGGACAAGCTGCGCGATCGCATCAAGGCGCTGGAATCGGCGCTGAGCCAGCAGAAGGCAGGCGAGCAGGGCGACGAAGCATAA
- a CDS encoding RNA methyltransferase, which translates to MKSVTSRDNPLYKRLKALAGSTAQQRRSGHALLEGLHLAAAYLDTAGQPETCVVTEGALTHAEAREIVARIEEKRVIVLPDALFGQLSSVVHGVGMLLLVEKIEAALPERVGETCVILDGIQDAGNVGSILRSAAAAGVGRVFCAPGTAYAWSSKVLRSGMGAHFLLDIFEDVDPAGLIARLDVPVTITDSHGAVAIYDCDLSSPVAWVFGNEGAGVSQVWRDAVTHRVTIPQPGGMESLNVAAAAAICLFEQCRQQR; encoded by the coding sequence GTGAAATCCGTCACTTCGCGGGACAACCCGCTTTACAAGCGCCTGAAGGCGCTCGCCGGCTCGACGGCGCAGCAGCGGCGCAGCGGTCACGCGCTGCTCGAAGGTCTGCATCTCGCCGCTGCTTATCTGGACACCGCCGGCCAGCCGGAAACGTGCGTCGTCACCGAAGGGGCGTTGACGCACGCGGAAGCCCGCGAGATCGTGGCGCGCATCGAAGAGAAGCGCGTGATCGTGTTGCCGGATGCGCTATTCGGTCAGCTATCGAGCGTCGTGCATGGCGTGGGCATGCTGCTGCTCGTCGAGAAGATCGAAGCGGCGTTGCCCGAACGCGTCGGCGAGACGTGCGTGATCCTCGACGGCATTCAGGACGCAGGCAATGTCGGCTCGATTCTGCGCAGCGCGGCGGCGGCCGGCGTCGGGCGCGTGTTCTGCGCGCCGGGCACCGCGTACGCGTGGTCGTCGAAGGTGCTGCGCTCCGGCATGGGCGCGCACTTTCTGCTCGATATCTTCGAGGACGTCGATCCGGCCGGACTCATCGCGCGGCTCGACGTCCCGGTCACGATCACGGATTCGCACGGCGCGGTCGCGATCTACGACTGCGATCTGTCGTCGCCCGTCGCGTGGGTCTTCGGCAACGAGGGCGCGGGCGTGTCGCAGGTTTGGCGCGATGCCGTGACGCATCGCGTGACCATTCCGCAGCCGGGCGGCATGGAATCGCTGAACGTGGCAGCTGCGGCGGCGATCTGTCTCTTCGAGCAGTGCCGCCAGCAGCGCTAA
- a CDS encoding SPFH domain-containing protein: MTIAVVLLVIAIVIVVNTVKIVPQQHAWVLERLGRYHATLTPGLNIVLPFVDRIAYKHVLKEIPLDVPSQVCITRDNTQLQVDGVLYFQVTDPMKASYGSSNFVLAITQLSQTTLRSVIGKLELDKTFEEREYINHSIVNALDEAASNWGVKVLRYEIKDLTPPKEILHAMQAQITAEREKRALIAASEGRKQEQINLASGAREAAIQKSEGERQAAINQAQGEASAILAVAEANAQAIEKIGAAIQSAGGMDAVNLKVAEQYVGAFANIAKTGNTLIVPGNMSDMSSMIASALAIVKGEGGGVIRKS, encoded by the coding sequence ATGACTATCGCCGTCGTCCTGCTCGTCATCGCAATCGTGATCGTGGTCAACACGGTCAAGATCGTTCCGCAACAGCACGCGTGGGTGCTGGAACGCCTCGGCCGCTATCACGCCACGCTCACGCCGGGGCTGAACATCGTGCTGCCGTTCGTCGATCGCATCGCGTACAAGCACGTGCTCAAGGAGATTCCGCTCGACGTGCCGAGCCAGGTCTGCATCACGCGCGACAACACGCAGCTTCAGGTGGACGGCGTGCTGTACTTCCAGGTCACCGACCCGATGAAGGCGTCGTACGGTTCGAGCAACTTCGTGCTCGCCATCACGCAGCTCTCGCAGACCACGCTGCGCTCGGTCATCGGCAAACTCGAGCTCGACAAGACCTTCGAGGAGCGCGAGTACATCAATCACAGCATCGTGAATGCGCTCGACGAAGCCGCGTCCAACTGGGGCGTGAAGGTGCTGCGTTATGAAATCAAGGACCTGACGCCGCCGAAGGAGATTCTCCACGCGATGCAGGCGCAGATCACCGCCGAGCGCGAGAAGCGCGCGCTGATCGCGGCGTCGGAAGGGCGCAAGCAGGAGCAGATCAATCTGGCCTCGGGCGCGCGCGAAGCGGCCATCCAGAAGTCCGAGGGCGAACGTCAGGCGGCGATCAATCAGGCGCAGGGCGAGGCATCGGCGATTCTCGCGGTGGCCGAGGCGAACGCGCAGGCCATCGAGAAGATCGGCGCCGCCATTCAGTCGGCGGGCGGCATGGACGCCGTTAACCTCAAGGTTGCGGAGCAGTATGTCGGCGCGTTCGCGAACATCGCGAAAACCGGCAACACGCTGATCGTGCCGGGCAACATGTCCGACATGAGTTCTATGATCGCTTCGGCGCTTGCCATCGTGAAGGGCGAGGGCGGCGGCGTCATCCGAAAGAGTTGA
- the ppsA gene encoding phosphoenolpyruvate synthase has product MTNAVNVANDVAKDQAYVVPFEQLRMTDVEIVGGKNASLGEMISQLSEAGVSVPTGFATTALAFRDFLHHNELTERIAKRLETLDVDDVKALAEAGKEIRQWIVDAPLQPRLEDEIRRQFEVLQKSSPEELSFAVRSSATAEDLPDASFAGQQESYLNVVGIEDVLDRMKHVFASLYNDRAISYRVHKGFTHAEVALSAGVQRMVRSDVGAAGVMFTIDTESGFKDTVFITSSYGLGETVVQGAVNPDEFHVFKTTLAQNKYPIIRRSIGSKLIKMEFTQPREPGRVKTVDVPHEQRNRFSISDEDVIELAKYAVIIEKHYQRPMDIEWGKDGRDGKLFILQARPETVKSQAAGKAEMRFKLKGQSNVIATGRAIGQKIGAGPVRVIYDPSEMERVQPGDVLVADMTDPNWEPVMKRASAIVTNRGGRTCHAAIIARELGVPAVVGCGDATDLLKDGALVTVSCAEGDEGKIYDGLLETEVTEVQRGELPKIPVKIMMNVGNPQLAFDFAQLPNAGVGLARLEFIINNNIGVHPKAILEYPNVDADLKKAVESVARGHASPRAFYVDKLTEGIATIAAAFYPKPVIVRLSDFKSNEYKKLIGGSRYEPDEENPMLGFRGASRYIAEDFAEAFHMECIALKKVREEMGLDNVEIMVPFVRTLKQAERVVGLLEKFGLKRGVNGLKLVMMCEVPSNAILAEQFLEYFDGFSIGSNDLTQLTLGLDRDSGMELLAADFDERDEAVQFMLKRAIETCLRLNKYVGICGQGPSDHPDLAEWLAKQGIESMSLNPDTIIDTWQKLATTLSK; this is encoded by the coding sequence ATGACCAACGCAGTCAATGTTGCGAACGATGTCGCAAAGGATCAAGCGTATGTAGTTCCATTCGAGCAGTTGCGAATGACCGACGTGGAAATCGTCGGTGGCAAGAATGCGTCGCTCGGCGAAATGATCAGCCAGCTTTCCGAAGCCGGCGTCAGCGTGCCGACGGGCTTTGCCACGACCGCGCTCGCATTCCGCGACTTCCTCCATCACAACGAACTGACGGAGCGCATCGCCAAACGTCTCGAGACGCTCGACGTCGACGACGTGAAGGCGCTTGCCGAGGCCGGCAAGGAAATCCGTCAGTGGATCGTCGACGCGCCGCTGCAGCCGCGTCTCGAAGACGAAATCCGCCGTCAATTCGAAGTCCTGCAAAAGAGCTCGCCCGAAGAGCTGTCGTTCGCCGTGCGCTCGTCCGCCACGGCCGAAGACCTGCCCGACGCATCGTTCGCGGGGCAGCAGGAAAGCTATCTGAACGTGGTCGGCATCGAAGACGTGCTCGATCGCATGAAGCACGTTTTCGCGTCGCTGTATAACGACCGCGCCATCTCCTATCGCGTCCACAAGGGCTTCACGCACGCGGAAGTCGCGCTCTCGGCTGGCGTGCAGCGCATGGTGCGCTCGGACGTCGGCGCCGCGGGCGTGATGTTCACCATCGACACCGAGTCCGGCTTCAAGGACACGGTCTTCATCACGTCGAGCTACGGCCTCGGCGAAACCGTGGTGCAGGGCGCGGTGAATCCGGACGAATTCCACGTCTTCAAGACCACGCTCGCGCAGAACAAGTATCCGATCATCCGCCGTTCCATCGGCTCCAAGCTCATCAAGATGGAGTTCACGCAGCCGCGCGAACCGGGCCGCGTGAAGACCGTCGACGTGCCGCACGAGCAGCGCAACCGCTTCTCGATTTCGGACGAAGACGTGATCGAGCTCGCGAAGTACGCGGTCATCATCGAGAAGCACTATCAGCGTCCGATGGATATCGAGTGGGGCAAGGACGGCCGCGACGGCAAGCTGTTCATCCTTCAGGCGCGTCCTGAAACGGTGAAGAGCCAGGCGGCGGGCAAGGCCGAGATGCGCTTCAAGCTGAAGGGCCAGTCGAACGTGATCGCCACGGGCCGCGCGATCGGCCAGAAGATCGGCGCGGGTCCCGTGCGCGTGATCTACGATCCGTCGGAAATGGAACGCGTGCAGCCGGGCGACGTGCTCGTCGCCGACATGACCGATCCCAACTGGGAGCCGGTGATGAAGCGCGCATCGGCCATCGTCACGAATCGCGGCGGGCGCACCTGCCACGCGGCGATCATCGCGCGTGAGCTGGGCGTGCCGGCGGTGGTCGGCTGCGGCGACGCGACCGACTTGCTGAAGGACGGCGCGCTCGTCACCGTGTCGTGCGCGGAAGGCGACGAAGGCAAGATCTACGACGGCCTACTCGAAACCGAAGTGACCGAAGTCCAGCGCGGCGAACTGCCGAAGATTCCGGTCAAGATCATGATGAACGTCGGCAATCCGCAGCTCGCGTTCGACTTCGCGCAGTTGCCGAACGCGGGCGTCGGCCTCGCGCGGCTCGAGTTCATCATCAACAACAACATCGGCGTGCACCCGAAGGCGATTCTGGAGTACCCGAACGTCGACGCGGATCTCAAGAAAGCGGTGGAGAGCGTCGCGCGTGGCCACGCGTCGCCGCGCGCGTTCTACGTCGACAAGCTGACCGAAGGCATCGCCACGATCGCGGCGGCGTTCTATCCGAAGCCCGTCATCGTGCGTCTGTCGGACTTCAAGTCGAACGAGTACAAGAAGCTGATCGGCGGTTCCCGCTACGAGCCGGACGAAGAGAACCCGATGCTCGGTTTCCGCGGCGCGTCGCGCTACATCGCGGAAGACTTCGCCGAGGCGTTCCACATGGAATGCATCGCGCTGAAGAAGGTGCGCGAGGAAATGGGTCTGGACAACGTCGAGATCATGGTGCCGTTCGTGCGCACGCTGAAGCAGGCGGAGCGCGTGGTCGGGCTGCTCGAGAAGTTCGGCCTGAAGCGCGGCGTGAACGGTCTCAAGCTCGTGATGATGTGCGAAGTGCCGAGCAACGCGATTCTCGCCGAACAGTTCCTCGAATACTTCGACGGTTTCTCGATCGGCTCGAATGACCTGACGCAGTTGACGCTCGGGCTCGACCGCGATTCCGGCATGGAACTGCTCGCGGCCGACTTCGACGAGCGCGACGAAGCCGTGCAGTTCATGCTGAAGCGCGCCATCGAGACGTGCCTGAGACTGAACAAGTACGTGGGCATCTGCGGCCAGGGGCCGTCGGATCATCCGGACCTCGCCGAGTGGCTGGCGAAGCAGGGCATCGAATCGATGTCGCTGAACCCGGATACGATCATCGACACGTGGCAGAAGCTCGCGACCACATTGTCAAAATAA
- the lpxA gene encoding acyl-ACP--UDP-N-acetylglucosamine O-acyltransferase, with the protein MTTIHPTAIIEPGAQLDDSVEVGPYAVVGAHVVIGAGTTIGSHSVIEGHTTIGRENRIGHYASIGGRPQDMKYRDEPTRLVIGDRNTIREFTTLHTGTVQDRGVTSIGDDCWIMAYVHVGHDCTLGNHVIMSSNAQLAGHVTVGDHAIVGGMSGVHQFVRIGAHSMLGGASALVQDVPPFVIAAGNKAEPHGINVEGLRRRGFTPDAISALRQAYRIVYKSGLSLEEAKAQLKELGAAGGDGDAPVKAFTDFIAASQRGIIR; encoded by the coding sequence ATGACCACCATTCACCCCACCGCGATCATCGAGCCGGGCGCGCAACTGGACGATTCGGTCGAAGTCGGACCATACGCGGTCGTCGGCGCGCATGTCGTCATCGGCGCGGGCACGACAATCGGCTCGCATAGCGTGATCGAAGGTCACACGACCATCGGACGCGAGAACCGCATCGGGCATTACGCGTCCATCGGCGGCCGGCCGCAGGACATGAAGTACCGCGACGAGCCGACGCGTCTCGTCATCGGCGACCGCAACACCATCCGCGAATTCACCACGCTGCATACCGGCACCGTGCAGGACCGCGGCGTGACGTCGATCGGCGACGATTGCTGGATCATGGCGTACGTTCACGTCGGTCATGACTGCACGCTCGGCAACCACGTCATCATGTCGAGCAATGCGCAACTGGCCGGGCACGTGACGGTGGGCGATCACGCCATTGTGGGCGGCATGTCGGGCGTGCATCAGTTCGTGCGCATCGGCGCGCATTCGATGCTCGGCGGCGCGTCCGCGCTCGTGCAGGACGTGCCTCCGTTCGTCATCGCGGCCGGCAACAAGGCGGAGCCGCACGGCATCAACGTCGAGGGGCTGCGCCGCCGCGGCTTCACGCCGGACGCCATTTCGGCGCTGCGCCAGGCGTATCGCATCGTCTACAAGAGCGGTCTGTCGCTCGAAGAAGCCAAGGCGCAACTGAAGGAACTGGGCGCGGCAGGCGGCGACGGCGACGCGCCGGTCAAGGCGTTCACCGATTTCATCGCGGCGTCGCAGCGCGGCATCATCCGCTGA
- a CDS encoding pyruvate, water dikinase regulatory protein: MPPSVFIVSDGTGITAETFAHSILAQFDQKFRLVRVPFVDSIDKAHATVEKINEAVSLDGRRPIVFTTLVDSASNEIVKRCNALVLDMFQTFIEPLEHELEIKSTHAMGRVHQNADTEEYKNRIEAINFSLAHDDGQSNRNLTEADVILVGVSRSGKTPTSLYLAMQYGVKAANYPLIPEDFERGKLPTPLLEHREKMFGLSIDPQRLAEIRNERRPGSKYAALENCRYEINEAESMMKREGIKWLSSTHKSIEEIATTILQEIKPERPSYY; encoded by the coding sequence ATGCCGCCTTCCGTATTCATCGTTTCCGACGGTACCGGGATCACCGCCGAAACGTTCGCGCATTCGATCCTCGCCCAGTTCGACCAGAAATTCCGGCTCGTGCGCGTGCCGTTCGTCGATTCCATCGACAAGGCGCATGCCACCGTCGAGAAGATCAACGAAGCCGTGTCGCTCGACGGACGCCGCCCGATCGTGTTCACGACGCTCGTGGACAGCGCATCGAACGAGATCGTCAAGCGCTGCAATGCGCTCGTGCTCGACATGTTCCAGACGTTCATCGAGCCGCTCGAACACGAACTGGAAATCAAGTCGACGCACGCAATGGGCCGCGTCCACCAGAACGCCGACACCGAGGAGTACAAGAACCGCATCGAGGCGATCAACTTCTCGCTCGCACACGACGACGGCCAGTCCAACCGTAATCTGACCGAAGCGGACGTGATTCTGGTCGGCGTGTCGCGCAGCGGCAAGACGCCGACGAGCCTCTACCTCGCGATGCAATACGGCGTGAAGGCGGCGAACTATCCGCTGATTCCGGAAGACTTCGAACGAGGCAAGCTGCCGACGCCGCTTCTGGAACATCGCGAAAAGATGTTCGGCCTGTCGATCGACCCGCAGCGCCTCGCCGAAATTCGCAACGAGCGCCGGCCCGGCAGCAAGTACGCGGCGCTGGAAAATTGCCGCTACGAGATCAACGAAGCCGAGAGCATGATGAAGCGCGAAGGCATCAAGTGGCTGTCCTCGACGCACAAGTCCATCGAGGAAATCGCCACGACGATCCTTCAGGAAATCAAGCCCGAGCGGCCTTCGTATTATTGA
- a CDS encoding NfeD family protein has product MATHELIWWIAAGALIVTELFTGTFYLLMIALGMIAGGIAFAIGLALHVQVGVAALVALIAVAALRRSRFGSRKRRDASRDAAVNLDIGATLEVAEWHDRRARTMYRGAEWDVELAPGESESARWYRITALDGSRLVVAAKR; this is encoded by the coding sequence ATGGCGACCCATGAACTCATCTGGTGGATAGCAGCCGGCGCGCTGATCGTCACCGAGCTTTTCACCGGCACGTTCTATCTGTTGATGATCGCGCTCGGGATGATCGCGGGCGGCATCGCGTTCGCCATCGGGCTCGCGTTGCACGTGCAAGTGGGCGTCGCGGCGCTCGTCGCGTTGATCGCTGTCGCAGCGCTGCGCCGGTCGCGCTTCGGAAGCCGCAAGCGGCGCGACGCCTCGCGCGATGCCGCCGTGAACCTCGACATCGGCGCGACGCTGGAAGTCGCCGAATGGCACGACCGCCGGGCCCGCACGATGTATCGCGGCGCGGAGTGGGACGTGGAACTGGCGCCGGGCGAGTCGGAAAGCGCGCGCTGGTATCGCATCACCGCGCTCGACGGAAGCCGGCTCGTCGTGGCCGCCAAACGCTAG
- the rnhB gene encoding ribonuclease HII, with amino-acid sequence MKAANRSAQRGLDFSSPFDVVCGVDEAGRGPLAGPVVAAAVIFDPAKPRINGLDDSKALSAKKREDLYEKIVDRALAYCIASASVEEIDTINILHASMLAMKRAVEGLSVAPTLVKVDGNRCPVLSIRAEAVIGGDALVKQISAASILAKVTRDRLLCELHEAHPMYGFNVHAGYGTPQHLAALREHGPCEHHRRSFAPVREAHLRFGSVLPDIAPEVIRATAALDADPEAHPF; translated from the coding sequence ATGAAGGCTGCGAACCGGTCGGCGCAACGCGGACTCGACTTCAGCTCGCCGTTCGACGTCGTCTGCGGTGTCGATGAAGCCGGGCGCGGCCCGCTCGCGGGGCCGGTCGTGGCGGCCGCCGTGATCTTCGATCCGGCGAAGCCGCGCATCAACGGGCTGGACGATTCCAAAGCCTTGTCGGCGAAGAAGCGCGAGGACCTCTACGAGAAGATCGTGGATCGCGCGCTCGCGTATTGCATCGCGTCGGCGAGCGTCGAGGAGATCGACACCATCAACATCCTTCACGCGTCGATGCTCGCAATGAAGCGCGCGGTCGAAGGCTTGTCGGTTGCGCCGACGCTCGTGAAAGTGGACGGCAATCGCTGCCCGGTGCTGTCGATACGCGCGGAAGCCGTGATCGGCGGCGATGCGCTCGTCAAGCAGATTTCGGCGGCGTCGATTCTCGCCAAGGTCACGCGCGACCGCCTGCTCTGCGAGTTGCACGAAGCGCATCCGATGTACGGTTTCAACGTGCACGCGGGCTACGGCACGCCGCAGCATCTCGCCGCGCTGCGCGAACACGGGCCTTGCGAGCATCACCGGCGTTCTTTTGCGCCGGTGCGCGAGGCGCATCTTCGCTTCGGCTCGGTGCTGCCCGACATCGCGCCTGAAGTCATTCGGGCAACCGCCGCGCTCGACGCCGATCCCGAAGCGCATCCGTTCTGA